One Spea bombifrons isolate aSpeBom1 chromosome 1, aSpeBom1.2.pri, whole genome shotgun sequence DNA window includes the following coding sequences:
- the SPRING1 gene encoding SREBP regulating gene protein, with product MVNLLSMVWRKILRKRWVLGIVFGLSLIYFLTSTFKQEERTVRDRTLLQTQDQDQDIRWKVHFNLGNSSRINDQCRNSVQGKMLITDDLGYVCERKELLANGCCNINIASTRRYSCDSCLANGCCSVYEFCVSCCLQPNKQLLLERFLNRAAKAFQNLFLAVEDHFELCLAKCRTSSQSVQHENTYRNPVAKYCYGESPPELLPI from the exons ATGGTCAATCTGCTGTCTATGGTGTGGAGGAAAATCCTGCGCAAGAGATGGGTGCTAGGTATTGTTTTTGGGCTGTCCCTTATTTATTTCCTCACAAGCACCTTCAAGCAG GAAGAACGAACAGTCAGAGACCGCACCCTTCTTCAGACACAAGATCAGGACCAAGACATCCGGTGGAAAGTTCATTTTAACTTGGGGAACAGCAGCAGGATCAATGATCAATGTCGCAACTCTGTGCAAGGGAAGATGCTCATCACAGATGATCTTG GTTATGTGTGTGAACGCAAAGAGCTTCTGGCTAATGGCTGTTGTAATATCAATATTGCCAGCACAAGACGGTATAGCTGTGACAGCTGCCTTGCCAATGGCTGCTGCAGTGTATATGAATTCTGTGTATCATGCTGCCTGCAACCTAATAAG CAACTTCTGTTGGAACGCTTCTTAAACCGAGCAGCCAAGGCTTTTCAGAACTTATTTTTGGCTGTGGAAGATCATTTTGAACTCTGTTTGGCCAAATGCAGAACATCTTCACAA AGTGTGCAACATGAGAACACCTACCGAAATCCTGTTGCCAAGTACTGTTATGGAGAAAGCCCGCCTGAACTTCTTCCGATTTGA